A window from Fragaria vesca subsp. vesca linkage group LG5, FraVesHawaii_1.0, whole genome shotgun sequence encodes these proteins:
- the LOC101307211 gene encoding isoflavone reductase homolog: protein MANAKSDLKILVVGGTGYVGRRIVKASLAQGYPTHILQRPATEIGLDIEKLQMLLSFKKQGAHLVEGSFSDIQSLVNAVKRVDVVICTMSGVHFRSHNLLLQLKLVEAIKQAGNVKRFLPSEFGLDPARMGHALEPGRVTFDEKMVVRKAIEEAKIPFTYVCGAAFGGYFAGNLSQMGTLVPPKDKVLIYGDGNTKVSLMDEDDIATYAIKTIDDPRTLNKTLYLLPPENLLTQRQLVQIWENLVGKKLEKMSISKDDFLVSMKGMDYAGQVGVGHFYHIFYEGSLTNFKIGEEGEEASKLYPEVKYTRMDEYLKVYA from the exons ATGGCAAATGCAAAGAGCGACCTTAAGATTCTTGTGGTAGGGGGTACTGGGTATGTTGGGAGAAGGATTGTTAAGGCAAGCCTGGCACAAGGCTACCCGACTCATATCCTTCAAAGACCCGCGACGGAGATCGGTCTCGACATTGAGAAACTACAAATGCTCTTGTCGTTTAAGAAGCAAGGAGCTCATCTGGTGGAGGGTTCGTTTTCTGATATCCAAAGCCTTGTCAATGCCGTCAAACGGGTGGACGTTGTCATTTGCACCATGTCGGGTGTGCATTTCCGCAGCCACAATCTTTTGTTACAGCTCAAGCTTGTAGAAGCCATTAAACAAGCTGGAAATGTTAAG CGCTTCTTGCCATCGGAGTTTGGTTTGGATCCGGCGCGTATGGGACATGCACTTGAGCCAGGAAGAGTGACATTTGACGAGAAAATGGTGGTGAGGAAGGCAATAGAAGAGGCTAAAATCCCCTTCACTTATGTGTGTGGTGCTGCCTTCGGCGGTTATTTTGCTGGGAATCTGTCACAGATGGGAACACTGGTTCCTCCAAAGGACAAAGTCCTTATCTATGGAGATGGCAACACTAAAG TATCTTTGATGGACGAAGATGACATCGCAACCTATGCAATCAAGACAATAGATGATCCGCGAACTTTGAACAAAACATTGTACCTTCTTCCCCCCGAAAACCTACTCACGCAAAGACAGTTGGTGCAGATTTGGGAAAATCTCGTTGGAAAGAAACTAGAGAAAATGTCCATTTCTAAAGATGACTTCCTTGTCTCTATGAAAG GTATGGATTATGCAGGCCAGGTCGGAGTGGGACATTTCTATCATATTTTCTATGAAGGCTCTTTGACAAACTTCAAAATTGGGGAGGAAGGAGAAGAAGCTTCGAAGCTTTACCCAGAAGTGAAATACACCCGCATGGATGAATACTTGAAAGTTTATGCATGA
- the LOC101307499 gene encoding uncharacterized protein LOC101307499: MSGTSIIDEYKKAQEIWKQEMSRIKGKTHKSDFNSFACYASVEDFQAFQDIPSHIERHEATSTGGHEGMTTQSSEHDSPINLAQDVDEVPPNLNVRPIGRKTAKEAN; encoded by the exons ATGAGTGGTACAAGTATCATTGATGAG TACAAAAAAGCACAAGAAATATGGAAGCAAGAAATGTCAAGAATAAAGGGAAAGACACATAAAAGCGATTTCAATAGTTTTGCTTGCTATGCCTCTGTGGAAGATTTTCAAGCATTTCAGGACATTCCTAGCCACATCGAGAGGCATGAGGCAACATCAACGGGAGGACATGAAGGGATGACTACACAATCAAGTGAGCATGATTCTCCTATCAACTTGGCCCAAGATGTTGATGAGGTACCTCCCAATCTAAATGTGAGGCCTATTGGAAGGAAGACTGCAAAAGAAGCTAACTGA
- the LOC101307794 gene encoding isoflavone reductase homolog — MATTKSKVLVVGGTGYMGRRIVKASLAAGHPTYVLQRPAPEIGLDIEKLQMLFSFKKQGAHLVEGSFSDFHSLVDAVKLVDVVICTMSGTHIRSHNIMLQLKLVEAIKEAGNVKRFLPSEFGMDVARMGNALEPGRVPFDDKMKVRKAIEDANIPFTYVCGIGFAAYHAGNLCQMGTLVPPRDKVLMYGDGDRKVILMDEDDIATYAIKTIDDPRTFNKTLHLRPLECIVSQRQLVEIWESLVGKKLEKVTLSKEDFLVSMKDMDYANQVGAGHFHDMYYEGCLTNFEIGENEEEASKLYPEVKYTRMHEFLNIYV; from the exons ATGGCAACTACAAAGAGCAAGGTTCTTGTGGTTGGTGGAACTGGTTACATGGGGAGGAGGATTGTCAAGGCAAGCCTAGCAGCAGGCCACCCGACTTATGTTCTTCAAAGGCCGGCGCCGGAGATCGGCCTCGACATTGAGAAGCTACAAATGCTCTTCTCGTTTAAGAAGCAAGGCGCTCATCTCGTCGAGGGTTCGTTTTCAGATTTCCACAGCCTTGTTGATGCTGTCAAGCTAGTTGATGTTGTCATATGCACCATGTCGGGGACACATATCCGGAGTCACAACATTATGCTGCAGCTCAAACTTGTTGAAGCCATTAAAGAAGCTGGAAATGTGAAG CGTTTCTTGCCATCGGAGTTTGGTATGGACGTAGCACGTATGGGAAATGCTCTTGAACCGGGAAGAGTTCCCTTTGATGACAAAATGAAAGTGAGAAAAGCAATTGAAGATGCTAACATCCCCTTCACATATGTATGTGGTATTGGCTTCGCAGCTTACCATGCTGGAAACCTTTGCCAAATGGGAACCCTGGTTCCTCCAAGGGATAAGGTGCTTATGTATGGAGATGGCGACCGAAAAG TGATACTTATGGATGAGGATGACATTGCAACATACGCGATAAAAACAATTGATGATCCGCGAACATTTAACAAAACATTGCACCTTCGTCCTTTGGAGTGCATAGTCTCTCAAAGACAGTTGGTGGAGATCTGGGAAAGCCTTGTTGGGAAGAAGCTAGAAAAGGTTACCCTTTCCAAAGAAGACTTCCTTGTCTCTATGAAAG ATATGGACTATGCAAATCAAGTAGGAGCAGGACATTTCCATGACATGTACTACGAAGGTTGTTTGACAAACTTTGAAATAGGGGAAAATGAAGAAGAAGCTTCAAAGCTTTATCCCGAAGTGAAGTACACTCGCATGCATGAATTTTTGAATATTTATGTTTAG
- the LOC101308092 gene encoding isoflavone reductase homolog translates to MLFSFEKQGAHLVEGLFSDFQSLVNAVKLGDVVICTLSGTHFRSHNIMLQLKLVEAIKEAGNVKPLLVPT, encoded by the exons ATGCTGTTCTCGTTTGAGAAGCAAGGGGCTCACCTCGTCGAGGGTTTGTTTTCAGATTTCCAGAGCCTCGTCAACGCTGTCAAGCTAGGTGACGTGGTCATATGCACATTGTCGGGGACGCATTTCCGGAGTCACAACATTATGTTGCAGCTCAAGCTTGTAGAAGCCATTAAAGAAGCTGGAAATGTTAAG CCCCTGCTGGTCCCCACATGA